The following proteins are co-located in the Apium graveolens cultivar Ventura chromosome 5, ASM990537v1, whole genome shotgun sequence genome:
- the LOC141661034 gene encoding uncharacterized protein LOC141661034 — protein MSGRFVAWTNELSQFFIEYKPRTSIKAQVPSDFVAEYQYTSKQSTPDEDHSRAWLLFVDGSSTVNLGGAGIILISPEGFKVQQALKFKFQVTIKVEEYEALIAGLKLAIELEAKIINIIGDSQPVAKQVNGEFKTHNDKMALYLARVQEML, from the coding sequence ATGAGTGGTAGGTTCGTTGCATGGACTAATGAGCTCAGTCAATTTTTTATCGAGTATAAACCGCGGACTTCGATTAAAGCCCAAGTACCATCAGACTTTGTCGCTGAATACCAGTATACTAGCAAACAATCGACACCCGATGAAGATCATTCGAGGGCGTGGTTACTCTTCGTCGATGGTTCGTCCACGGTTAACTTGGGCGGAGCAGGTATAATATTAATCAGCCCTGAAGGTTTTAAGGTTCAACAGGCTCTGAAGTTCAAATTTCAAGTTACAATTAAGGTGGAAGAATATGAGGCGCTCATCGCCGGCTTAAAGCTTGCAATAGAACTCGAAGCAAAGATCATAAATATAATTGGTGATTCTCAGCCGGTAGCCAAACAAGTGAATGGTGAATTTAAGACCCATAATGATAAGATGGCATTATACCTAGCCCGGGTTCAAGAAATGTTGTAA
- the LOC141659129 gene encoding pathogenesis-related protein B, with the protein MGVQKSEVEATSSVSAEKLFKGLCLDIDTLLPQVLPGAIKSSETLEGDGGVGTVKLVHLGDASPFKTMKQKVDAIDKESFTYSYSIIDGDILLGFVESINNHFTAVPNADGGCTVKSTIIFNTKGDAVVPEENIKFANDQNHTIFKAVEAYLIAN; encoded by the exons ATGGGTGTCCAAAAGAGTGAAGTCGAAGCTACTTCTTCCGTCTCTGCCGAGAAATTGTTCAAGGGCTTATGCCTCGACATTGATACCCTTCTTCCTCAGGTTCTCCCCGGTGCTATCAAGAGTTCCGAAACCCTTGAGGGCGATGGTGGAGTTGGAACCGTCAAGCTTGTTCATCTTGGCGATG CGAGCCCATTCAAGACAATGAAGCAAAAGGTTGATGCCATTGACAAGGAATCATTCACTTACTCTTACAGCATAATCGACGGAGACATTCTTCTGGGATTTGTTGAATCTATCAACAATCACTTTACAGCTGTCCCTAATGCCGATGGAGGGTGCACAGTCAAGAGTACCATAATTTTTAACACCAAAGGCGATGCTGTCGTCCCAGAAGAGAACATTAAGTTTGCTAATGACCAAAACCACACCATTTTCAAGGCTGTTGAGGCTTATCTTATTGCCAACTAG
- the LOC141661854 gene encoding pathogenesis-related protein 2-like, with the protein MGAITTDVEVQSSVSAQTMYKGFLLDMDNIIPKILPQAIKSLQIISGDGGVGTIKKITLGEVSQFTVVKQRIDEIDREGLRYSYSIIEGDLLMGIIDSIASKFTVVPTEGGCIFKNTTVYTPIGDAVIPEENVKEATEQSGMVFKAVEAYLLANPGAY; encoded by the exons ATGGGTGCCATTACCACTGATGTTGAGGTCCAATCCTCAGTATCAGCACAAACAATGTACAAGGGCTTTCTCCTCGACATGGATAACATCATTCCTAAGATTTTGCCACAGGCTATCAAGAGTCTCCAAATTATTTCCGGAGATGGTGGCGTTGGGACCATCAAGAAAATCACTCTCGGAGAAG TGAGCCAGTTTACCGTCGTAAAGCAAAGGATTGATGAAATAGACAGGGAAGGATTGAGATACAGCTATAGCATAATTGAAGGTGATCTACTAATGGGAATAATCGATTCCATAGCCAGCAAATTCACAGTTGTGCCGACTGAGGGAGGGTGCATTTTTAAGAACACGACTGTTTATACCCCCATTGGCGACGCGGTGATTCCCGAAGAAAATGTCAAGGAAGCCACTGAACAATCAGGAATGGTATTCAAAGCAGTCGAGGCTTACCTTCTGGCAAATCCCGGTGCCTATTGA
- the LOC141659128 gene encoding protein DEHYDRATION-INDUCED 19 homolog 4: MDSDSWARLSSSARRYQFRSDSFSGGEEMEGEEGLRQEFLCPFCGEDFDMVGLCCHIDEEHMVEVKNGVCPVCARKVGSELVGHITMQHGSLLKVQRKRRYRRGGSNSTLSILRRELRDGNLQSLLGGSSSFASSTNTETDSLLSSFICNPSPVVSDEPITAQPHSSDEICSREDDSTLSSAERTVHKSPLSDKDQEEKARKCEFVQGLMMSTIFGDDL, translated from the exons ATGGACTCAGATTCTTGGGCTCGGCTTTCTAGTTCAGCAAGACGTTACCAGTTTCGATCAG ATTCTTTTAGTGGAGGAGAGGAGATGGAAGGTGAAGAGGGGTTGAGGCAAGAGTTTCTTTGTCCGTTTTGCGGTGAAGATTTCGATATGGTGGGACTTTGTTGCCATATTGATGAGGAGCATATGGTTGAAGTCAAGAATGGG GTCTGTCCAGTTTGTGCAAGAAAGGTGGGATCAGAATTGGTTGGCCACATCACAATGCAGCATGGAAGTCTTCTAAAA GTGCAGCGCAAGAGACGATATCGCAGAGGTGGATCTAATTCAACCCTCTCTATTTTGAGGAGAGAGTTACGCGACGGAAATCTGCAATCACTTCTTGGGGGTTCTTCCAGCTTTGCTTCGTCCACTAATACAGAAACGGACTCATTGTTGTCTTCATTTATATGTAACCCATCTCCAGTTGTAAGTGATGAACCAATAACTGCCCAACCTCATTCTTCAGATGAGATTTGCTCTCGAGAGGATGACTCCACTTTAAGCTCTGCTGAAAG AACTGTCCACAAGTCTCCTCTGTCCGACAAGGATCAAGAAGAGAAAGCTAGGAAATGCGAGTTTGTCCAGGGGCTGATGATGTCGACTATCTTCGGTGATGATTTGTAA